Proteins encoded in a region of the Sander lucioperca isolate FBNREF2018 chromosome 18, SLUC_FBN_1.2, whole genome shotgun sequence genome:
- the rab11fip5a gene encoding uncharacterized protein rab11fip5a, producing MSSLTVEEDQKWLPTHVQVTVLRGRGLRGKGKHGTSDVYTIIQLGKEKYSTCVLEKTTEPEWREECSFELHPGVLENGGRSSYPAGSNELVLIVMHRALIGMDVFLGQAVIQLDKVFHETRYVKNEWYKLNSKTGKKEKERGDIQVSVQFTRNNLTASMYELVMKDKGVSTFGKLKERIKGKRRSSEEDSASAVLPSGYGSLYRIRQRLPSDGGGEEDYEDDEGGEARRSKMRTYFLRGKLRKSSDTRSCTSLGSESSESSSRGGSLSPTAGISVVVSDLSNSPSNSSNLTADNSPEHTENTSPKASSLTCEFGDDDGEISIAVPQPTVCVNGSHAYSIQPLDPGSGKPADSLGLGLLQKSLPLSTSLQNLRPSTDLPKGSVGDGRRWSFDKPGEEEKAAIAAALEQSGPMLGDEDEQSGQAAQPTSASSSSSMAESESQGKKQRRNLLSHGRSESAGKGQSQSKDESEQAPAATEEKHKGWFGSKDSHSKPSLVVSPKLEPSTDPHPPPLPPSHHPPGPPVDPASVVSPLHHTNPFCHSQTTPPAMSPCNPFFSLLQHNPFYDDMLTAQPLKPSLPPLPFLSSSRPPIVQLFPQASNPNPNLAQDNPTTEDSVIGTDAKSKAMAKDEKRPLPPVPIEEEKPLSMKLLNPIVSAGELDPDSEWDESFEAFAAGRLQSPEDLTTNCKTQQNTPSDHPLEHCNDKGASIPLTDQNTNVNDALHHQPCTEFVFEAHKAIRQATNTNTYHLDTFAQFLETIPEHTSFESDNIALNAFTNSPKLDACTKTNHANSATNTNDLTDTNMHQAPCHSLSVKLNSSSPDPGSSGLGSSAEEDFLSCLSSYSDKFSASSSEEAEAQNFESNILGFEKSFDSSVEKNIKPSESEDDITDRSTGLSLVDVAQHTVIQHRDGDEKADLQGSEGSLAPETPVLTHQQPVIAARETGEDALTQAPNLSNVTYSDLPKLSELQPKPDVSLQPDNENGEKGIGEFRGSVEDFSKVLNDSSRSVSNTLDVMTPTTPDDKLCSTHPSLYIITSSPDVRQSLSDSPVESTSLGPIPSRLFGDFLNTSRIANSPSQDFDDTVLHSQVPDLSTSSFLQSLYVSTDSQDYQTCVSHPSSKCSSGSDPNETLHSVNSTLCGELSEIQTTADASLGQEDSTNACKPCNEEINQTDQSEESFCGAEDKTTTLEPSVTIGENFGLLPAAPTDSYMSCNPRKLIEPGVVSQHVVLGDVFSKCPQAQNATLHRSQSEDILTPTFDELLLPSFGSDPGAIQESSSAQLGPDLPSLATFAPSLTPQSSSSPVALCSLPPLANATAKSPPSTAPAAAPKPMLQETQQQQQAANQQNSPHPVKPLTTAILAEEKRTEGRSVLATGLEKLKSTIHPGRSSQLSEQDTDRKKSVTEGAGSYYHLTHSELVALLVQREAELQRQKAEFERQKSLLAKREVELKKLKPQVKDLEDYIDTLLVRIMEQKPTLLQVRSKLK from the exons GTGGTACAAGCTCAACTCTAAGACGGGGAAGAAGGAGAAGGAACGAGGAGACATCCAAGTCAGCGTCCAGTTCACCCGAAACAACCTGACAGCCAGCATGTACGAGCTGGTGATGAAGGACAAGGGCGTCTCCACCTTCGGCAAGCTGAAAGAGCGCATAAAGGGGAAGAGGAGATCCAGCGAGGAGGACTCGGCCTCGGCTGTCCTACCGAGTGGTTACGGCTCCCTTTACCGGATACGGCAGCGGCTCCCGAGTGATGGAGGCGGGGAAGAGGACTACGAGGACGATGAGGGGGGCGAGGCCCGGCGGAGCAAGATGCGGACCTACTTTCTGAGAGGGAAGCTGAGGAAGTCATCGGACACTCGTTCCTGCACGTCGCTGGGCTCGGAGAGCAGCGAGTCATCGTCCCGGGGCGGGAGCCTCAGCCCCACGGCTGGCATCAGCGTGGTGGTCTCTGACCTCTCCAACTCGcccagcaacagcagcaacctGACGGCCGATAACAGCCCAG AGCACACCGAAAACACGTCGCCCAAGGCGTCCTCTCTCACATGTGAGTTTGGGGATGATGACGGCGAGATCAGCATCGCAGTGCCTCAGCCCACTGTGTGCGTCAACGGAAGCCATGCTTACAGCATCCAGCCCCTGGACCCCGGCTCAGGAAAACCTGCAGATTCTCTAGGCCTGGGCCTGTTGCAGAAGTCTTTGCCTCTCTCCACGTCTCTGCAGAACCTCAGACCTTCCACCGACCTCCCCAAGGGCTCCGTCGGAGATGGGCGCCGCTGGTCTTTCGACAAGCCCGGCGAGGAGGAGAAGGCGGCCATAGCGGCGGCCCTGGAGCAAAGCGGCCCCATGCTGGGGGATGAGGACGAGCAGTCGGGACAGGCCGCTCAGCCTACATccgcttcctcctcctcttccatgGCAGAGTCGGAAAGCCAGGGGAAAAAGCAGAGGAGGAACTTGCTCTCCCACGGGAGGAGTGAGTCTGCGGGGAAAGGGCAGAGTCAGTCCAAGGATGAGTCTGAACAGGCCCCAGCTGCCACTGAGGAGAAACACAAGGGATGGTTTGGATCAAAGGACTCGCACAGCAAACCCAG CCTGGTGGTGTCACCTAAACTAGAGCCCAGCACTGACCCCCACCCACCACCCCTCCCACCCAGTCACCACCCCCCGGGTCCCCCTGTAGATCCTGCCTCTGTGGTTTCTCCACTGCATCACACTAACCCCTTCTGCCACTCACAGACTACACCACCTGCCATGTCACCCTGCAAccctttcttctctctcctccagcACAACCCTTTCTATGACGACATGCTAACCGCTCAGCCCCTAAAACCTTCGCTGCCTCCTCTGCCCTTTCTCTCCAGTTCCCGGCCCCCCATAGTTCAACTCTTTCCGCAGGCGagtaaccctaaccccaacctGGCTCAGGACAACCCAACCACAGAGGACTCCGTCATTGGTACAGATGCAAAGAGCAAAGCGATGGCCAAAGATGAGAAACGACCTCTACCTCCAGTTCCCATTGAAGAGGAGAAACCTTTAAGCATGAAGTTGTTAAACCCTATTGTGTCTGCCGGGGAGCTGGACCCAGATTCAGAGTGGGACGAATCTTTTGAAGCGTTTGCAGCTGGCAGGCTGCAGTCTCCTGAGGATCTGACCACAAACTGcaaaacacagcaaaacacacccAGTGACCATCCACTGGAACACTGCAATGATAAAGGAGCATCAATACCCTTAACAGATCAAAACACAAATGTAAACGACGCACTACATCATCAACCTTGCACAGAATTTGTATTCGAAGCACATAAAGCCATCCGCCAGGCGACCAACACTAACACCTATCATCTTGACACATTTGCACAATTCCTTGAGACAATCCCAGAGCACACAAGCTTTGAGAGTGACAACATAGCTTTAAATGCTTTCACTAACTCACCAAAACTGGATGCATGCACCAAAACTAATCACGCTAACAGTGCTACTAACACAAATGATTTAACCGATACTAATATGCATCAAGCCCCCTGTCACTCCTTATCAGTAAAGCTCAACAGCAGCTCCCCAGATCCTGGTTCTTCAGGTCTCGGCAGCTCAGCAGAAGAGGatttcctctcttgtctctcttctTATTCGGACAAATTCTCCGCATCGTCCTCCGAAGAAGCCGAAGCACAGAACTTTGAAAGCAACATCCTCGGCTTTGAGAAATCCTTCGATTCATCtgttgaaaaaaacataaagccCTCAGAATCGGAAGATGACATTACTGACAGGTCCACTGGCCTGTCTTTAGTCGACGTAGCCCAGCACACTGTTATTCAGCACAGGGACGGTGATGAAAAGGCAGATTTACAGGGTTCAGAGGGGTCTTTGGCACCGGAGACCCCAGTGCTCACACATCAGCAGCCTGTGATCGCTGCAAGAGAGACAGGTGAGGATGCACTTACTCAGGCACCAAACCTTTCCAATGTCACATACTCTGACTTACCAAAACTCTCAGAACTACAGCCAAAACCAGACGTCTCTTTACAGCCTGACAATGAAAATGGAGAGAAAGGCATAGGGGAATTCAGGGGATCTGTAGAGGATTTTTCAAAAGTGTTAAATGATTCCTCACGATCTGTAAGTAACACTTTGGATGTGATGACTCCTACGACTCCAGATGATAAACTCTGCTCCACACACCCATCACTATACATCATAACCTCCTCCCCTGATGTGAGGCAGAGTTTGTCGGACTCTCCCGTTGAGAGCACTAGTTTAGGTCCTATACCATCCAGGCTTTTTGGTGATTTCCTCAACACCAGTCGCATTGCGAACAGTCCCAGCCAAGACTTTGACGACACAGTGTTGCACTCTCAAGTGCCAGATCTGAGCACCAGCAGCTTTCTCCAAAGCCTTTATGTCAGCACCGACTCGCAGGATTACCAAACTTGTGTGTCTCACCCGTCCAGCAAATGCTCCAGCGGCTCGGATCCAAACGAGACGCTGCACTCTGTGAACTCAACGCTCTGTGGTGAGCTGAGTGAGATTCAGACGACTGCGGATGCTTCTTTGGGGCAGGAAGATTCCACCAACGCTTGCAAGCCATGTAATGAAGAAATCAACCAGACCGACCAATCTGAAGAATCCTTCTGTGGAGCCGAGGACAAGACGACGACTCTTGAGCCAAGTGTCACGATAGGGGAAAACTTCGGTTTACTCCCTGCGGCACCGACGGACTCTTACATGAGCTGCAATCCAAGGAAGCTCATCGAACCAGGTGTGGTAAGCCAGCATGTCGTCTTAGGTGATGTGTTCTCGAAATGCCCTCAGGCACAAAACGCTACACTACACCGCTCCCAGTCCGAGGACATACTGACACCTACCTTTGACGAACTCCTCCTGCCCTCCTTTGGGAGTGATCCCGGTGCGATACAGGAGTCCTCCTCAGCTCAGCTTGGCCCTGACCTCCCCTCCCTGGCCACCTTTGctccctctctcactcctcAAAGTAGTAGCTCCCCTGTAGCGCTCtgttccctccctcctcttgcTAACGCTACGGCGAAGTCACCACCCAGCACGGCACCAGCTGCGGCGCCAAAGCCAATGCTTCAGgagacacagcagcagcagcaggcagccaaTCAGCAGAACAG CCCCCACCCAGTGAAGCCCCTGACCACTGCCATACTGGCTGAAGAGAAGCGGACGGAGGGCCGGTCAGTGCTGGCCACCGGCCTGGAGAAACTCAAGTCCACCATCCACCCAGGGAGGAGCAGCCAGCTCAGCGAGcaggacacagacaggaagaag TCTGTGACCGAGGGCGCGGGCTCGTACTACCACCTGACCCACAGTGAGCTGGTGGCCCTGCTGGTGCAGCGGGAGGCCGAGCTGCAGAGGCAGAAGGCGGAGTTTGAGCGTCAGAAATCTCTGCTGGCCAAGCGGGAGGTGGAGCTGAAGAAGTTGAAGCCGCAGGTCAAAGATCTGGAGGACTACATTGACACGCTGCTGGTGCGCATCATGGAGCAGAAGCCCACTCTCCTGCAAGTGCGCTCCAAGTTAAAGTGA